Proteins from a single region of Paenibacillus sp. BIHB 4019:
- a CDS encoding LysR family transcriptional regulator, producing MTFQQLRYLVEVSKHSSISKAASALYMTQPSISKAIQDLEKELGVLILDRRNKGVTFTKEGTELLFYAKMLLEQMGSVVDHFNKKNTTELKKLSLSSQHYSFAIEAFSKWMNDFAGHKYELTMREGKTIDVIEDVHLGKSIIGILSLTPLNKHYFERYFLSKSLIFTPLTSIKQHVFLRNEHPLASFESIALEQLKPYPYLTYQKDDMLLHFAEEAINMNTLEKLVYINDRGTMNDILSNTNGYNIGTGSIVKNNLNPPLIAIPLENGHPIEIGYIRRNDIILPEEIKVYIELVSEALEKAKPKS from the coding sequence ATGACATTTCAACAATTACGATATTTGGTCGAGGTTTCTAAACACAGCTCTATTAGTAAAGCCGCCTCCGCGCTTTATATGACACAGCCGAGCATCAGCAAGGCCATACAGGATTTAGAAAAAGAGTTAGGGGTACTCATTCTTGATAGAAGGAATAAAGGGGTAACCTTTACTAAAGAGGGTACGGAATTATTGTTTTATGCAAAGATGCTCTTAGAGCAAATGGGTTCTGTTGTTGATCACTTTAACAAAAAAAATACGACCGAATTGAAGAAGCTCTCCCTTTCATCCCAGCATTACAGCTTTGCAATTGAAGCTTTTTCAAAATGGATGAATGATTTTGCTGGGCATAAATATGAGCTGACCATGCGGGAAGGAAAAACAATCGATGTTATTGAGGATGTTCACTTAGGCAAAAGCATCATTGGCATTTTATCGCTAACTCCTTTAAATAAACATTATTTTGAGCGCTACTTCCTCTCAAAATCTTTAATCTTTACTCCTTTGACTTCTATTAAGCAGCATGTTTTTCTACGTAATGAACATCCTCTAGCTTCATTTGAATCCATTGCTTTAGAGCAATTGAAGCCCTATCCTTATCTAACATACCAGAAGGATGACATGCTGCTTCATTTTGCGGAGGAAGCAATTAACATGAATACACTCGAAAAACTAGTTTATATAAATGATAGAGGAACAATGAATGATATTCTCTCCAATACAAACGGATACAATATTGGCACAGGCAGCATCGTCAAAAACAATTTAAACCCTCCCCTTATAGCGATTCCCTTGGAAAATGGACATCCAATTGAAATTGGCTACATAAGGCGCAATGATATTATTTTGCCAGAAGAAATTAAGGTTTACATTGAGCTTGTGTCAGAAGCATTGGAAAAAGCAAAACCAAAAAGTTGA
- a CDS encoding Gfo/Idh/MocA family oxidoreductase: protein MTALKPVKVATIGCGAISDAYLSTMINQFRILEVVGCYDRNLDKTERTAEKYNIKALSMQQILEDDSIELVVNLTASTAHYSVVKQLLEAGKHVYTEKVLALELEEAAELVRIADEKNLYLGVAPDTFLGASIQTARYVVESGMIGTITSAHCALSRDVSLFAELSPNAIKPGAGIGFDVGIYYITALLSLLGPVAEVSGIAKTLNKERQHYYMEKLGECYEIQCENLMAGTLQFESGAVGSLLFDSNSILIVPEKPTLVLYGTDGVMYMSDPNLFGGEVKVILKGNTEPMVMQQSHSFTQESRGLGVAEMAWSMRKGRANRASKEMGYHALEILHSIVKSGETKQHIALQSTFTNMPALPRGYVTNSHFKFQDESGLAY from the coding sequence ATGACGGCTTTAAAACCTGTAAAAGTAGCTACTATTGGATGCGGAGCGATTAGCGACGCCTATTTAAGCACGATGATTAACCAGTTTCGTATATTAGAGGTTGTCGGCTGCTATGATCGTAATTTGGACAAGACCGAGCGCACTGCCGAAAAATACAACATTAAAGCGCTCTCCATGCAGCAAATTTTGGAAGATGACTCTATTGAGCTCGTTGTTAATTTGACAGCTTCGACCGCCCATTACAGTGTCGTCAAGCAGCTGCTGGAAGCTGGCAAGCATGTTTATACCGAGAAGGTGCTGGCGCTGGAGCTGGAGGAAGCGGCCGAGCTTGTGCGAATTGCGGATGAAAAAAACCTATACCTGGGCGTCGCCCCGGATACGTTTCTCGGAGCCAGCATTCAGACTGCCAGATATGTAGTCGAAAGCGGGATGATCGGAACGATTACATCCGCTCACTGCGCCTTGAGCCGGGATGTATCCCTCTTCGCGGAGCTGTCCCCGAATGCGATTAAGCCCGGCGCGGGTATCGGTTTTGACGTAGGCATTTATTATATTACCGCTTTGCTGAGCCTTTTGGGACCTGTTGCGGAGGTTTCCGGAATTGCGAAGACGCTGAACAAGGAACGGCAGCATTATTATATGGAAAAGCTCGGCGAGTGCTACGAAATCCAGTGTGAAAATCTAATGGCTGGCACGCTGCAATTTGAGAGCGGGGCGGTCGGCAGCTTGCTGTTTGACTCCAATTCCATACTGATAGTCCCAGAGAAGCCTACGCTGGTGCTGTACGGCACGGATGGCGTGATGTATATGTCAGATCCCAACCTTTTTGGAGGGGAGGTCAAAGTTATACTGAAGGGGAACACGGAGCCGATGGTGATGCAGCAATCCCATAGCTTTACGCAGGAGAGCAGAGGACTTGGCGTTGCAGAAATGGCATGGTCCATGCGCAAGGGCAGAGCGAACCGGGCCAGCAAGGAGATGGGCTATCATGCGCTGGAAATTTTACACAGCATCGTAAAAAGCGGCGAGACGAAGCAGCACATCGCTCTGCAATCGACCTTTACCAATATGCCGGCTTTGCCGAGAGGCTATGTGACTAATTCCCATTTTAAATTTCAGGACGAGTCTGGTCTTGCTTATTAA
- a CDS encoding transporter, producing the protein MDIHTLRALMKQRDSCSLLETLDIVTGERTILREFDYVIEAPNWTQDGRFLVYNGNGRMYAYELDSQTVKQIETGFAIDCNNDHVLSPDGTRLAVSHFTEEDASSRIYVLPLEGGTPELVTPNAPSYLHGWSPDGSTLAYCAERKGQYDIYTIAVSGGGETQLTDIPGSLDDGPEYSPCGRWIWFNSTRSGLMQIWRMDADGENQEQMTFDEANSWFPHVSPDGKWVCYVAYRTEDVAPGEHPPNKQVELRLMPAEGGASRTIAQLFGGQGTINVNSWAPDSRKLAFVSYRLKA; encoded by the coding sequence GTGGACATTCATACGCTCAGAGCTTTGATGAAGCAGCGGGATAGCTGCAGCCTATTGGAAACGCTCGATATCGTTACGGGGGAACGGACGATTTTACGAGAATTCGACTATGTCATTGAAGCTCCGAATTGGACGCAGGACGGCCGATTTCTAGTTTATAACGGCAATGGCCGCATGTACGCCTACGAATTGGACAGCCAAACGGTTAAGCAGATTGAAACCGGATTTGCGATCGATTGCAACAACGATCATGTGCTTTCTCCCGACGGCACGAGGCTTGCGGTCAGCCATTTTACGGAAGAGGATGCAAGCTCCCGAATTTATGTGCTGCCACTGGAGGGAGGCACGCCGGAGCTTGTAACGCCGAATGCTCCTAGCTATTTGCATGGGTGGTCTCCTGACGGCTCGACGCTTGCTTATTGTGCGGAAAGAAAGGGTCAATACGATATTTATACGATTGCTGTGAGCGGCGGCGGCGAAACGCAGCTGACCGATATTCCAGGAAGCTTGGATGATGGGCCTGAATATTCCCCATGCGGCCGTTGGATCTGGTTTAATTCGACGCGAAGCGGCCTCATGCAAATTTGGCGCATGGATGCTGACGGGGAAAATCAGGAGCAAATGACTTTTGACGAAGCAAACAGCTGGTTCCCGCATGTGTCTCCCGATGGCAAATGGGTATGTTATGTGGCCTACCGCACCGAAGATGTTGCCCCCGGCGAGCACCCGCCGAACAAACAAGTGGAGCTTCGCTTAATGCCTGCCGAAGGCGGAGCGTCACGCACGATTGCCCAGCTGTTCGGCGGTCAAGGCACGATCAACGTCAATTCATGGGCGCCGGACAGCCGCAAGCTTGCCTTTGTTTCGTACCGCTTGAAGGCCTAA
- a CDS encoding VOC family protein: MMTQSPPVMTQICLVVHDAKQASANWSKVLGVQQAPVEIFPTEGLLHYTHEKAAEYSGCKVAKYELGHFILELMQPAETPSPWRTFLDNNGQGVFHFCLFVDDRKAMYDTLEGIGAEQPYHVGYFGKGSYSYVDTKAQLGLELSINNLADTSPLMELLVKGLAKPLDEVK; this comes from the coding sequence ATGATGACTCAATCGCCACCTGTAATGACCCAGATCTGCCTTGTCGTTCATGATGCAAAGCAGGCCAGCGCCAATTGGTCCAAGGTGCTCGGCGTCCAGCAGGCGCCTGTAGAAATATTTCCGACGGAAGGCTTGCTTCACTATACGCATGAGAAGGCCGCTGAATATAGCGGCTGCAAGGTCGCCAAATATGAGCTGGGGCATTTCATACTAGAGCTCATGCAGCCAGCGGAAACGCCGAGTCCATGGAGAACCTTCTTGGACAACAACGGACAAGGCGTATTCCATTTCTGCCTGTTTGTAGATGACCGGAAGGCGATGTATGACACGCTGGAGGGCATCGGAGCAGAACAGCCGTATCATGTCGGCTATTTCGGCAAAGGCTCGTACAGCTATGTGGACACGAAAGCGCAGCTTGGGCTAGAGCTCAGCATTAACAACTTGGCTGACACTAGCCCTTTAATGGAGCTTCTGGTCAAAGGGCTGGCCAAGCCTTTAGACGAAGTGAAATAA
- a CDS encoding LacI family DNA-binding transcriptional regulator, which yields MNIKMSDVAKAAGVSLATVGRVLHNNGYVSEDKRREIERIIKELGYIPNRIAQGLKSSRSNIIGHLTLFNTNMQFKEISSAINTAAASSGYHVLTLTSHMGLDEEEQQINDLIGHRVDGVILTSYHSISKDLIGRLIENHIPVVMIERTYDMPMVDRIVVNDRASSLGAVRHMLQKGHRRIAFIGSKLGHQVEEDRYAGYLDALNEAGIAPHEEWVQVMPEYSIEAGRMAIDQLLRAVQPPTAIFMTSDIYACGVLQILYERGLRVPDDLSLIGYDNTLSALLSPPITSVGLPFKEIGDHALQLLLQRMNDQTASSCTIGIDPFLMDRHTVREWKGD from the coding sequence ATGAATATTAAGATGTCGGATGTGGCTAAGGCAGCTGGTGTTTCGCTTGCGACCGTCGGCAGAGTTTTGCATAATAACGGTTATGTGTCTGAGGATAAGCGCCGGGAAATCGAACGCATCATCAAAGAATTAGGATATATTCCAAACCGAATTGCACAGGGGCTGAAAAGCAGCCGCAGCAACATTATTGGACATTTGACGCTATTCAACACCAATATGCAGTTCAAGGAGATCAGCTCCGCGATTAATACGGCAGCGGCAAGCAGCGGTTACCATGTGCTGACGCTGACGAGCCACATGGGCTTGGACGAGGAAGAGCAGCAAATTAACGACTTGATCGGCCACCGGGTGGACGGAGTCATTCTGACTTCCTATCATTCCATTTCCAAAGACTTGATTGGGCGTCTAATTGAAAATCACATTCCGGTTGTGATGATCGAACGAACCTATGACATGCCGATGGTAGACCGCATAGTCGTTAATGATCGTGCGAGCTCATTAGGTGCAGTCCGGCATATGCTGCAAAAGGGCCATCGGCGAATTGCCTTTATCGGCTCCAAGCTGGGGCATCAGGTGGAAGAGGATCGTTATGCCGGTTATTTGGATGCGCTGAACGAGGCGGGAATTGCCCCTCATGAAGAGTGGGTGCAGGTGATGCCCGAATATTCGATTGAGGCGGGCCGAATGGCAATCGACCAGCTTTTAAGGGCCGTGCAGCCGCCTACAGCGATTTTTATGACGTCTGATATTTACGCCTGCGGAGTATTGCAGATATTGTATGAACGCGGTCTTCGCGTACCTGATGATCTTTCGCTGATCGGATATGACAACACGCTGTCCGCTTTGCTGTCACCGCCGATTACTTCCGTCGGCTTGCCATTTAAGGAAATTGGCGATCATGCTTTGCAACTGCTTTTGCAGCGAATGAATGACCAGACAGCCTCATCTTGCACAATCGGGATAGACCCGTTTTTGATGGATCGCCATACGGTGCGAGAATGGAAGGGCGACTAA
- a CDS encoding response regulator transcription factor: MPYHTNNLVLHIHFVLDKITYPGWEDVRNLVNVHSLYWIHGGEGTFLTNTEHKVQAGMLAYLKPGLEMSMRSEPHAPLRMTMVLFDCAELIYDVMWGEVKPINKLTLPFLSQYPPKQAEELGELFREAHEDWFAGIAAGASIAQSKLQILLHRLHQIEQPDWNLAESGAFAAFEQIKKHLEGSYRENLRIEQLAKEYSISASYLRKLFLKYTGMGPKEYLNHLRNQQACGYLQFTDYPVKEVGRLCGYFEEFHFSKMFKLLNGVSPSAYRAMQRRGEQHPEKKD; this comes from the coding sequence ATGCCCTATCACACGAATAACCTAGTGCTGCACATTCATTTCGTTCTCGATAAAATAACGTATCCGGGCTGGGAGGATGTTCGCAATCTTGTGAATGTGCACAGCTTGTATTGGATTCATGGGGGAGAGGGGACCTTTCTGACGAACACGGAGCATAAAGTACAGGCGGGCATGCTCGCTTATTTAAAGCCCGGTCTTGAAATGTCCATGCGCTCAGAGCCGCACGCCCCGCTCCGCATGACGATGGTTCTCTTTGATTGTGCGGAGCTTATCTATGATGTGATGTGGGGGGAGGTTAAACCAATAAACAAGCTTACGCTCCCTTTTTTAAGTCAATATCCGCCCAAGCAAGCGGAAGAGCTAGGGGAGCTGTTTCGTGAAGCACATGAGGATTGGTTCGCAGGAATTGCGGCTGGCGCTAGCATTGCCCAATCCAAACTGCAAATATTGCTGCATAGGCTGCACCAGATTGAACAGCCGGACTGGAACTTGGCTGAATCGGGAGCTTTCGCCGCCTTTGAACAAATAAAAAAGCATTTGGAGGGCAGCTATAGGGAAAACTTGCGAATTGAGCAGCTGGCGAAGGAATACAGCATTTCCGCCTCATACCTGCGAAAGCTTTTTCTCAAATATACAGGCATGGGACCGAAAGAATATTTGAACCATCTGCGCAACCAGCAGGCTTGCGGCTATTTGCAATTTACAGATTATCCGGTTAAAGAGGTAGGCAGGCTATGCGGCTATTTCGAGGAGTTTCACTTCAGCAAAATGTTTAAGCTGCTAAATGGCGTTTCACCCAGCGCCTACCGAGCGATGCAGAGAAGGGGAGAACAGCATCCCGAAAAGAAAGATTAA
- a CDS encoding glycoside hydrolase family 2 TIM barrel-domain containing protein produces MLRTFREHHIRKTALLDGPWDFVTDPGNEGLHGKWFDRFPHDSKSLYIPSCWNNELSLFHYEGVAWYRKKIRLEDAQHVRLIFHAVLGHCDVYLNGRHLGYHYGGYTPFDFVVPSLSEGEHELIVRTDSTLDRLTIPTEHVDWFHYGGIIRSVELQLLPDLYIEQLKIDYLLEGADADICIQVRLHSLSQQAVTTTLKLSEGGHVFHSEHVKLEAGQSVDCEVKLHWSDVRLWNVGKPELYKIEARTDFDDKIDRIGFRRIETKNHRILINGTAIYLKGVNRHEEHPEWGFAFPPKLMQKDLDIIRELGCNTVRGSHYPQSPYWLDLLDEHGIIFWSEIPMWGAFLPNETVCEPLFQDRALTMISEMVSMHYHHPSVVFWSVHNEIDSRTQDAYEMTERLVSLVKQMDTSRLVTYATMHPLEDVLLPLFDVIGINKYYGWYEGDISGFRQMLQQFHERAEMLGAGDRPVLMTEFGGAGIFGDVGWEPRLFSEDYQAQIVTEALDIFRSDAKIGGTYIWQFADIRGDLKSDGKHFRDRARSFNNKGLLNEYRKPKQAFREVRRIYQSWNDFADLHK; encoded by the coding sequence TTGTTAAGGACTTTTCGCGAGCATCATATTCGCAAGACAGCATTATTGGACGGGCCATGGGACTTTGTGACAGATCCGGGCAATGAAGGACTCCATGGAAAATGGTTCGATCGATTTCCACATGATTCAAAATCTTTATACATTCCATCCTGCTGGAATAACGAGTTGTCTTTGTTCCATTACGAGGGCGTTGCCTGGTATAGAAAAAAGATTCGGCTTGAAGATGCGCAGCATGTCAGACTGATTTTTCATGCCGTGCTAGGCCATTGCGATGTTTATTTGAACGGACGTCATCTCGGTTACCACTATGGCGGCTACACCCCGTTTGACTTTGTCGTTCCTTCATTAAGTGAGGGAGAGCATGAGCTTATCGTGCGAACAGACAGCACATTGGATCGCCTTACCATTCCAACGGAGCACGTCGATTGGTTCCACTACGGCGGCATTATCCGTTCCGTTGAACTGCAGCTTTTGCCGGATCTGTATATAGAGCAGCTCAAAATCGACTACTTGCTGGAAGGAGCAGATGCGGACATTTGTATTCAGGTACGGCTTCACTCCCTCTCGCAGCAAGCTGTCACTACAACATTGAAGCTCTCCGAAGGCGGACATGTCTTTCACTCCGAGCACGTTAAGCTAGAGGCAGGCCAGTCTGTAGATTGCGAAGTGAAGCTGCATTGGAGCGACGTGCGGTTGTGGAATGTAGGTAAGCCGGAATTGTATAAAATAGAAGCTCGTACCGATTTTGACGACAAAATCGATCGAATCGGCTTCCGCCGAATAGAAACAAAGAACCACCGGATTCTCATTAATGGCACTGCGATTTATTTGAAGGGCGTGAACCGCCATGAGGAGCACCCGGAGTGGGGCTTTGCTTTTCCGCCAAAGCTGATGCAGAAGGACCTCGATATTATCCGGGAGCTTGGCTGCAACACGGTGCGGGGTTCCCATTATCCCCAAAGCCCTTATTGGCTTGACCTGCTGGATGAGCATGGCATCATTTTCTGGAGCGAAATCCCGATGTGGGGAGCCTTCCTGCCAAACGAAACGGTCTGCGAGCCTTTATTCCAGGATCGTGCGCTCACGATGATCTCAGAGATGGTTAGCATGCACTACCATCATCCATCGGTCGTATTCTGGTCGGTTCATAATGAGATCGACTCCCGTACGCAGGATGCCTATGAGATGACGGAGCGCCTCGTTTCCTTAGTCAAGCAGATGGATACGTCCAGACTTGTTACTTACGCCACGATGCATCCGCTGGAGGACGTTCTGCTCCCGCTATTTGATGTCATTGGCATCAACAAATATTATGGCTGGTACGAAGGCGATATAAGCGGCTTTCGGCAAATGCTCCAGCAGTTCCACGAGCGGGCAGAAATGCTTGGTGCGGGTGACCGGCCCGTGCTCATGACCGAGTTCGGAGGAGCGGGCATTTTTGGAGATGTCGGCTGGGAGCCACGATTGTTCAGCGAGGACTATCAGGCGCAAATCGTAACGGAGGCGCTGGACATATTCCGCAGCGATGCTAAAATCGGCGGCACCTATATTTGGCAATTTGCCGATATCCGGGGCGATCTGAAGAGCGACGGCAAGCATTTTCGCGACCGTGCGCGCAGCTTCAACAATAAAGGCCTGCTGAACGAATACCGCAAGCCTAAACAAGCGTTCCGCGAGGTGCGGCGCATCTACCAATCTTGGAACGATTTTGCGGATCTGCACAAATAG
- a CDS encoding class I SAM-dependent methyltransferase → MMKLDLGCGASKHPDFYGIDRRPLDGVDLVWDVNNGIPLPDNSIEWVLASRSLPYVQDLHAVLKEIYRISIHKSVVCILAPYAHSFRNATNPLLRHRFDEHTPRYLTKHFYQPPHGPESPEIKFYNDLEEIPFDFRLLRMEYFYNETFRSPMYESEELEELQRLQANVVDEIMYHFVVVKEHISASELDQLSRQSQMEPFCVNALRKLEPSADPIEKAEPRLPEETVAVPPIPPKRSLARRHLHKKAPRFLSNPRKRSRYYR, encoded by the coding sequence ATGATGAAACTGGATTTGGGCTGCGGCGCTAGCAAGCACCCTGACTTTTACGGAATTGACCGACGTCCTCTGGATGGCGTGGATTTGGTATGGGATGTGAACAACGGCATTCCTCTGCCTGATAATTCGATAGAATGGGTGTTGGCATCCCGCAGCCTGCCTTATGTACAAGATTTACATGCCGTATTGAAGGAAATCTATCGTATTTCTATTCATAAATCCGTCGTATGCATACTGGCTCCTTATGCCCACAGCTTCAGAAACGCGACAAATCCTCTGCTCCGGCATCGCTTTGACGAGCATACCCCTCGTTATTTAACGAAGCATTTTTATCAGCCGCCACACGGACCCGAATCTCCAGAAATCAAGTTTTATAATGACTTGGAGGAAATTCCATTCGATTTCCGCTTGCTTCGCATGGAATACTTCTACAATGAAACCTTTCGCTCCCCTATGTATGAATCGGAAGAACTGGAAGAGCTTCAACGGCTTCAGGCCAATGTCGTGGATGAAATCATGTATCATTTCGTCGTCGTCAAAGAGCACATCTCAGCATCCGAGCTTGATCAATTGTCACGGCAATCCCAAATGGAGCCCTTCTGCGTAAACGCATTGCGCAAACTTGAGCCCTCTGCGGATCCCATAGAAAAAGCCGAGCCTCGCTTGCCAGAAGAAACCGTTGCCGTTCCGCCAATCCCCCCCAAGCGTTCTTTGGCTCGGAGACATCTCCATAAAAAAGCGCCGCGATTTTTAAGCAATCCCAGAAAACGATCCCGTTATTATCGATAA
- a CDS encoding DUF11 domain-containing protein encodes MTPGTAKEESLLNQSRILYSAGGTEFVTYSNTVNTPIVGPVITLVKSSESSQAFPGLPVIFAISITNSGNRDADITIYDLLQEGTAFVPNSVHREGIPLPGANPVSGLHLGRLRPHQNIRITFQLMTALQMTSEQLSNRVRADYTFQTTNGRLVEDSVFSNTVTLPVIRIGKPEITITLSVNKTRASPGETLRYTARVANKGDVAADVLLLSTIPSGTLFVRNSITLNGIMQSGEPVDAGIALGSVAPRTQSIVTFEVMVTGSNAVSPGQLLINETRTEGTYRSSDGSVIRLEPSVSNTVSTEVCYPLFQLEVSTNPSIVEPDAVVNYTGLLTNSGNWAADVTLTRLTIRQTVLVRGSILINGVPAADPDASGSINIGNVSPGSTVQIYYQARVSPLVTSPVLQGMATAQYAYELNGVQHSGEVASNSNVIYIEYSYE; translated from the coding sequence ATGACGCCCGGCACGGCCAAGGAAGAAAGCCTGCTGAACCAATCCCGCATTCTATATAGCGCAGGTGGAACAGAATTTGTTACTTATTCCAATACGGTGAACACACCCATCGTAGGCCCTGTCATCACTCTGGTCAAAAGCTCTGAATCATCTCAGGCATTTCCCGGCCTCCCGGTCATTTTCGCTATATCCATTACTAATTCGGGCAATCGGGACGCCGATATTACCATCTATGATTTGCTGCAGGAAGGAACTGCTTTTGTCCCTAACAGCGTACACCGGGAGGGCATTCCGCTTCCGGGCGCCAATCCCGTGTCCGGTTTGCACCTTGGCAGGCTCCGCCCGCATCAGAACATTCGCATTACTTTCCAGCTTATGACCGCCCTGCAAATGACCAGCGAGCAGCTGAGCAACCGGGTGCGGGCCGATTATACTTTCCAGACGACCAATGGGCGGCTCGTCGAGGATAGCGTTTTTTCCAATACGGTCACACTTCCTGTAATCCGAATCGGCAAGCCGGAGATCACGATTACTTTGTCGGTGAACAAAACCCGCGCCAGTCCGGGGGAAACACTCCGTTACACCGCACGTGTAGCAAACAAGGGGGACGTCGCCGCAGATGTTCTCCTGCTATCCACTATTCCGAGCGGCACGCTCTTCGTCCGCAACAGCATTACCTTAAATGGAATCATGCAAAGCGGGGAGCCTGTGGACGCAGGCATCGCACTAGGATCAGTTGCCCCGAGAACGCAGTCTATCGTAACCTTTGAGGTGATGGTCACAGGCAGCAATGCTGTATCACCGGGGCAGCTTTTAATCAACGAAACCCGCACAGAAGGCACCTATAGAAGCTCTGACGGCAGCGTTATACGGCTGGAGCCCTCGGTATCAAACACCGTTTCAACAGAGGTATGCTATCCGCTCTTTCAGCTTGAGGTTAGCACGAATCCTTCTATCGTAGAGCCTGACGCTGTTGTTAATTATACCGGCCTGCTGACGAATTCCGGGAATTGGGCTGCTGATGTTACGCTGACCCGCCTTACGATTAGGCAAACGGTTCTCGTGCGCGGGTCCATCCTCATAAATGGGGTACCCGCCGCAGATCCGGACGCCTCTGGCTCCATTAATATAGGGAATGTATCGCCCGGAAGCACAGTTCAAATCTACTATCAGGCTAGGGTAAGCCCGCTGGTAACGAGTCCTGTACTGCAAGGAATGGCCACAGCCCAATATGCGTATGAACTGAACGGAGTTCAGCACAGCGGAGAAGTGGCCTCCAACAGTAATGTGATTTACATTGAATACTCGTATGAATGA
- a CDS encoding nicotianamine synthase family protein, translating to MEDFSTDTTIHTASMPNIQKVDEFIAFIREINELLQKEEDLSPANQRVASMIGRLSQQLRTCYSPEEIKAVLSDEYMAKNQRMLQDKLSKAEFQVELADSQHICRAEAAAMDIVTQLPYWTIYMALVSEELSTLRAFIRQDGEIENSPIVFVGSGPMPLSAIILHLLADVEVICLDIDPAACETSCSFLEKMGLGTKVNVMMEDGAEFDYSCYSRIFVASLVQNKLAVLEQIARTSPNPLIAVRTAVGMRQIMYEAIDESQLNKRGWRILARTWPDADLVINSTLFLDRATIPDAAAKR from the coding sequence ATGGAGGATTTTTCTACCGATACTACCATTCATACAGCGAGCATGCCAAACATTCAAAAGGTCGATGAGTTTATTGCGTTTATCCGTGAAATAAATGAGCTTCTCCAAAAAGAAGAGGATCTTTCTCCTGCCAATCAACGGGTGGCGAGCATGATCGGGCGCCTTTCACAGCAACTGCGCACTTGCTACTCGCCCGAGGAAATTAAGGCTGTTCTAAGCGACGAATATATGGCCAAAAACCAGCGAATGCTGCAGGATAAGCTGTCAAAAGCCGAATTTCAAGTGGAGCTGGCTGATTCTCAGCATATTTGCAGGGCAGAGGCTGCCGCAATGGATATCGTCACACAGCTGCCTTACTGGACGATTTATATGGCTTTAGTTAGCGAGGAGCTGTCCACGCTGCGTGCGTTTATTCGGCAAGACGGTGAAATAGAGAATTCGCCGATTGTATTTGTCGGCAGCGGGCCAATGCCGCTAAGCGCGATTATTCTTCATCTATTAGCTGATGTGGAGGTCATCTGCCTTGATATCGATCCAGCGGCCTGTGAAACCTCGTGCTCTTTTCTCGAAAAAATGGGGTTAGGGACGAAAGTGAATGTCATGATGGAAGATGGGGCGGAGTTCGATTATAGCTGCTATAGCCGAATCTTTGTAGCTAGTCTCGTGCAAAATAAGCTGGCGGTGCTTGAACAAATAGCTCGTACATCCCCCAATCCTCTCATAGCTGTTCGTACGGCCGTTGGCATGAGGCAAATCATGTATGAAGCGATTGATGAATCACAGCTGAATAAGCGGGGTTGGCGGATTTTGGCACGGACTTGGCCTGATGCTGATCTGGTCATCAATTCAACGTTGTTTCTGGATCGTGCGACTATTCCTGATGCAGCGGCGAAGCGGTAG